A genomic segment from Candidatus Pacearchaeota archaeon encodes:
- the ppsA gene encoding phosphoenolpyruvate synthase — protein sequence MTKERYNFVKWFSEISKKDIKLVGGKGANLGEMYNEGFPVPSGFVVTSEAYEFFLRESGLKEKIYDILKFLNIENTQELEETSKKINEMIEKANMPEILEEEILDAYDILSTSDSLFITNNLITTSILKTSKENVFVAIRSSATAEDTIKASFAGQNETFLNVKGKYEVINHIKKCFASLFTSRSIYYRIKKGFKHEDVLIAVIVQKMVNSDKSGVMFSRNPINPEDNNIIIEAVYGLGEGIVSGKISPDKYVVSRDLNILEQIIGNKKIEITRNSEGKNIIIQLNEKKAKSKVLTDDEIKKLAEYAIKLEKHYNQPQDIEFAIDSNEIYIVQTRPITTIGKIETTKKISEGKVILSGFGVSPGIGIGKVKIVNTLKDLEKIEKGDILVTKMTNPDMVVTMQKCSAIITDEGGLTCHAAIVSREMGIPAVVGTEKATSILKEDLIVTVDGFTGKIYEGKAKEEIKVEIKEVVKTKTKIKVGIDLPSFAERASKTSCKEVGLLRLEGIIAESGKHPFYFLKNNKIDEYEKIIFKGISEIAKYFDEIWIRTSDIRSDEYNNLEGAPKEKENNPMLGLHGIRASLKYKEILKAEIKAMLELSKNKIIGILLPQVIKVEEIKEFKKILYSLTTNEIKNIKLGIMIETPASTQIIYDLCKEGIDFISFGTNDLTQYTLAVDRNNENVQYLYDEMHPAILKQLAYVISVCKKYKVETSICGQAANNEKMVEFLIKHGIDSLTVTPDKAYEISKFVLDLEKKGLKGISLKTKRFKLKFMAKKKELENKEKLEKKEEDKKLEEKKEEGKQEEWPDLDLGIDIFNSDLK from the coding sequence ATGACAAAAGAGAGGTATAATTTTGTTAAGTGGTTTTCTGAAATATCAAAAAAAGATATAAAATTAGTTGGCGGGAAGGGTGCTAATCTAGGGGAAATGTATAACGAAGGTTTTCCTGTACCTTCCGGTTTTGTAGTAACATCAGAAGCATATGAATTTTTTTTAAGAGAAAGTGGATTAAAAGAAAAAATCTATGATATATTAAAATTTCTTAATATTGAAAATACGCAAGAATTAGAAGAAACTTCAAAAAAGATAAACGAAATGATAGAAAAAGCTAATATGCCAGAAATTTTAGAAGAAGAAATTTTAGATGCTTATGATATTTTATCAACAAGCGATTCTTTATTTATTACTAATAATTTGATTACAACTTCGATATTAAAAACCTCAAAAGAAAATGTTTTTGTTGCTATTAGATCTAGTGCTACTGCAGAAGATACTATAAAAGCAAGTTTTGCCGGTCAAAATGAAACTTTCCTTAATGTAAAAGGAAAATATGAAGTTATAAATCACATAAAGAAATGTTTTGCATCTCTTTTTACTTCCAGATCAATTTATTATAGAATAAAAAAAGGTTTTAAACATGAAGATGTACTAATTGCTGTTATAGTCCAAAAAATGGTTAATAGTGATAAGTCTGGTGTAATGTTTTCTCGTAATCCAATAAATCCTGAAGATAATAACATTATAATAGAAGCTGTTTATGGATTAGGAGAAGGCATAGTATCTGGAAAAATTTCTCCAGATAAGTATGTTGTTTCAAGAGATTTAAATATTTTAGAACAAATTATAGGAAATAAAAAAATAGAAATTACACGTAATTCTGAAGGAAAAAATATTATTATACAACTAAATGAAAAAAAAGCAAAATCAAAAGTTTTAACAGATGATGAAATAAAAAAACTTGCGGAATATGCTATAAAATTAGAAAAACACTATAACCAACCACAAGACATAGAGTTTGCAATAGATTCTAATGAAATATACATTGTTCAAACAAGACCTATAACAACAATAGGAAAAATAGAAACAACAAAAAAAATTTCCGAAGGAAAAGTAATCTTAAGCGGATTTGGCGTTTCCCCAGGAATAGGTATTGGAAAAGTAAAAATAGTTAATACATTAAAAGATTTAGAAAAAATAGAAAAAGGAGATATTCTTGTAACAAAAATGACAAATCCAGATATGGTTGTGACAATGCAAAAATGCTCTGCTATAATTACAGATGAAGGTGGCTTAACATGTCATGCAGCTATTGTTAGCAGAGAGATGGGCATACCTGCTGTTGTAGGAACAGAAAAAGCTACTTCTATTTTAAAAGAAGATTTAATTGTTACTGTAGATGGTTTTACCGGAAAGATTTATGAAGGTAAAGCAAAAGAAGAAATAAAGGTCGAAATAAAAGAAGTAGTAAAAACCAAAACAAAGATAAAAGTTGGAATTGATTTACCAAGCTTCGCGGAAAGGGCATCAAAAACTTCTTGTAAAGAAGTTGGTTTATTAAGATTAGAAGGAATAATTGCGGAATCAGGAAAACATCCGTTCTATTTTTTAAAAAATAATAAAATAGATGAATACGAAAAAATAATCTTTAAAGGAATATCTGAAATAGCGAAATATTTTGATGAAATATGGATTAGAACATCTGATATAAGAAGTGATGAATATAATAATTTAGAAGGAGCACCAAAAGAAAAAGAAAATAATCCTATGTTAGGACTACATGGAATTAGAGCAAGTTTAAAATATAAAGAAATATTAAAAGCAGAGATTAAAGCAATGTTAGAACTATCCAAAAATAAAATTATTGGAATATTATTACCACAAGTTATTAAAGTAGAAGAAATAAAAGAATTTAAAAAAATTTTATATTCTCTAACAACTAATGAAATAAAAAATATAAAACTAGGAATTATGATAGAAACTCCTGCTTCTACACAAATAATTTATGATTTATGTAAAGAAGGTATAGATTTTATAAGTTTTGGAACTAATGATTTAACTCAATACACTTTAGCTGTCGACAGGAATAATGAAAATGTACAATATTTATATGATGAAATGCATCCTGCTATATTAAAACAATTAGCATATGTTATATCTGTATGTAAAAAATATAAAGTAGAAACTTCTATATGTGGGCAGGCAGCAAATAATGAAAAAATGGTAGAATTTTTGATTAAACATGGAATAGATAGTTTAACTGTAACTCCTGATAAAGCTTACGAAATAAGTAAATTTGTTTTGGATTTAGAAAAAAAAGGATTGAAAGGGATAAGTTTAAAAACTAAAAGATTTAAATTAAAATTTATGGCAAAAAAGAAAGAGTTAGAAAATAAAGAAAAATTAGAGAAAAAAGAAGAAGATAAAAAGTTAGAAGAGAAAAAAGAAGAAGGAAAACAAGAGGAATGGCCAGACTTAGATTTAGGAATAGACATTTTTAATAGCGATCTTAAATAA
- the gltX gene encoding glutamate--tRNA ligase, whose translation MKSKIKKEKTKKENWEELIYAYALKNAIEHNGKAISNFVLSPLFQHGLKKDKIKEIFLKIEEIVKKVNSLSEEEQIHEFNKISNKITKINKKEKKEKDILRKIKKKNKKIVTRIAPEPSKFCHIGHALSFLLNYLYAKENKGKCYLRFEDTNPDKESQEYVEAMKEDIINYLGIKPDKITFVSDDMLKLYKYAEELIKKEKAYVCFCPRDKIKNLRKLGVECSCRKKNKRQNLIEWRRMIKGIYKEGEATLRAIGDMQSLNYVMRDPVLFRIVEKEHFKQKNKYAAWPTYDFYNPIEDSLMNITHVLRSNEFEVRAEFHDYLRKILNLKKPEIIQYGRFNVIGAITKGREILELIKSKKYIGWDDPRLVTLKALRRRGIVKETFYELIKQIGLEKKQANIDFNIIAAINRKIIDKKAKRYSFVANPISLKIENKPNIKEIEVKIHPEKKEKRKIKIKENIFISQEDYEKYLEKEVRLMHLYNIRIEKEKAIFTSLENKEELPKINWVSEFVKAKVLMDNAEWVNGYASSDIKKLKKNEIIQFERFGFVRFDNINKNKEYEFWFAHR comes from the coding sequence ATGAAATCCAAAATAAAAAAAGAAAAAACAAAAAAAGAAAATTGGGAAGAGCTTATTTATGCATATGCTTTAAAAAATGCTATAGAACATAATGGAAAAGCTATTTCTAATTTTGTTTTATCTCCTCTATTTCAACATGGTTTAAAAAAAGATAAAATAAAAGAAATTTTTCTTAAAATAGAAGAGATAGTAAAAAAAGTAAATTCTTTAAGTGAAGAAGAACAAATCCATGAATTTAATAAAATAAGTAATAAAATCACTAAAATAAATAAAAAAGAAAAAAAAGAGAAAGATATTTTAAGAAAAATAAAAAAGAAAAATAAAAAAATTGTTACAAGAATTGCTCCAGAACCAAGTAAATTTTGTCATATCGGCCATGCTTTATCTTTTTTATTAAATTATTTATATGCTAAAGAAAATAAAGGAAAATGTTATTTAAGATTTGAAGATACTAATCCAGATAAAGAATCTCAAGAATATGTTGAAGCTATGAAAGAAGATATTATAAATTATTTAGGTATAAAACCAGATAAAATTACTTTTGTTTCTGATGACATGTTAAAACTTTACAAATATGCTGAAGAATTAATAAAAAAAGAAAAAGCTTATGTTTGTTTTTGCCCAAGAGATAAAATAAAGAATTTAAGAAAATTGGGTGTAGAATGTTCTTGTAGGAAAAAAAACAAGAGGCAGAATTTAATAGAATGGAGAAGAATGATCAAAGGAATATACAAAGAAGGAGAAGCAACATTAAGAGCAATAGGAGATATGCAAAGTTTAAATTATGTTATGCGTGATCCTGTACTTTTTAGAATAGTAGAAAAAGAACATTTTAAACAAAAAAATAAATATGCTGCTTGGCCGACCTATGATTTTTATAATCCAATAGAAGATAGTTTAATGAATATAACTCATGTTTTAAGAAGTAATGAATTTGAAGTAAGAGCAGAATTTCATGATTATTTAAGAAAAATTCTTAATTTAAAAAAACCAGAAATAATACAATATGGAAGATTTAATGTGATTGGAGCAATAACAAAAGGAAGAGAAATTTTAGAGCTTATAAAATCAAAAAAATATATTGGATGGGATGATCCTAGGTTAGTAACATTAAAAGCATTAAGAAGAAGGGGTATAGTAAAAGAAACTTTTTATGAATTAATAAAGCAAATTGGTTTAGAAAAAAAACAAGCAAATATAGATTTTAATATTATTGCTGCAATAAATCGTAAAATTATTGACAAAAAAGCAAAAAGATATTCCTTTGTAGCAAATCCTATTTCATTAAAAATTGAAAATAAACCAAATATAAAAGAAATTGAAGTTAAGATTCATCCAGAAAAAAAAGAAAAAAGAAAAATAAAAATAAAAGAAAATATTTTTATTTCTCAAGAAGATTATGAAAAATATTTAGAAAAAGAAGTTAGATTAATGCATCTTTACAATATAAGAATAGAAAAAGAAAAAGCTATATTTACAAGTTTAGAAAATAAAGAAGAACTACCAAAAATAAACTGGGTATCAGAATTTGTAAAAGCAAAAGTGTTAATGGATAATGCAGAATGGGTAAATGGTTATGCTTCTTCCGATATAAAGAAATTGAAAAAAAATGAAATAATACAATTTGAAAGATTTGGTTTTGTAAGATTCGATAATATAAATAAAAATAAAGAATACGAATTTTGGTTTGCACATAGATAA
- a CDS encoding nucleotidyltransferase domain-containing protein codes for MENKNKKERLKNISSKNKYLKEKETLKLVTEKDIAFDFATKVYQKFDKLIKSIILFGSNVKGTSTPGSDIDIIIIVDDVSVSWDEELIVWYREELGKLIQSNPYRKELHINSIRLKTWWQDLIRGDPIVINILRYGYPLIDFGGFFTPLKVLLQEGKIKSTEESIFINLQRAPLHISRSRANKLSTIEGLYWAMIDSAQAALMAAKKLPPSPENVPLMLKETFVDKKELKINYVVWLRDLYVLHRKILHGEITDIKGREIDEWFEKTNSFVEEMKRIVKDLLV; via the coding sequence ATGGAAAATAAAAATAAAAAAGAAAGATTAAAGAATATTTCTTCAAAAAATAAATATTTAAAAGAAAAAGAAACCTTAAAATTAGTAACAGAAAAAGATATTGCTTTTGATTTTGCTACAAAAGTTTATCAAAAATTTGACAAACTTATAAAAAGTATAATTCTTTTTGGTAGTAATGTTAAAGGAACTTCTACACCAGGTAGCGATATAGATATAATAATTATAGTGGATGATGTTTCTGTATCTTGGGATGAAGAACTTATTGTTTGGTATAGAGAAGAATTAGGAAAATTAATACAATCTAATCCTTATAGAAAAGAACTTCATATTAATTCTATTAGATTAAAAACTTGGTGGCAAGATTTAATTAGAGGAGATCCTATAGTTATTAATATATTAAGATATGGTTATCCTCTTATAGATTTTGGTGGTTTTTTTACTCCTTTAAAAGTATTACTGCAAGAAGGAAAAATTAAATCAACAGAAGAATCTATTTTTATTAATTTACAAAGAGCTCCTTTACACATTTCAAGAAGCAGAGCAAATAAACTTTCTACTATTGAAGGATTATATTGGGCAATGATAGATTCTGCACAAGCAGCATTAATGGCGGCTAAAAAATTACCTCCAAGTCCAGAAAATGTACCACTTATGTTAAAAGAAACTTTTGTTGATAAAAAAGAATTAAAAATTAATTATGTTGTATGGTTAAGAGACTTATATGTTCTGCATAGAAAAATTCTTCATGGAGAAATAACAGATATAAAGGGAAGAGAAATAGATGAATGGTTTGAGAAAACTAATTCTTTTGTAGAAGAAATGAAAAGAATAGTTAAAGATTTATTAGTATAA
- a CDS encoding 50S ribosomal protein L24: MPKCSYCKKEYEFPRGITLVNSNTGHISYFCSRKCRKYSEMNRKKGKWSSSKKEE; the protein is encoded by the coding sequence ATGCCAAAATGTAGCTATTGTAAAAAAGAATACGAATTTCCAAGAGGAATAACTTTAGTTAATAGTAATACTGGCCATATTTCATATTTTTGTTCAAGAAAATGTAGGAAATATTCTGAAATGAATAGAAAAAAAGGAAAATGGTCTTCTTCTAAAAAAGAAGAATAA
- a CDS encoding ribosomal L7Ae/L30e/S12e/Gadd45 family protein, producing the protein MSSGYELVEKARKTGKIEKGVNEVTKAIERGTAKIVVIAKDVNPKEIIQHIPILCKEKNIRLEEVDSKEKLGAAAGLNVACSSVAIIELEETKKK; encoded by the coding sequence ATGTCTTCTGGATACGAACTTGTAGAAAAAGCAAGAAAAACTGGAAAAATAGAGAAAGGTGTAAATGAAGTTACAAAAGCAATAGAAAGAGGAACAGCAAAAATAGTGGTAATTGCAAAAGATGTAAATCCAAAAGAAATAATACAACATATACCAATTCTTTGCAAAGAAAAAAACATAAGATTAGAAGAAGTAGATAGTAAAGAAAAACTTGGAGCAGCAGCTGGTTTAAATGTTGCTTGTTCATCAGTAGCTATAATTGAATTAGAAGAAACAAAGAAGAAATAA
- a CDS encoding 30S ribosomal protein S28e yields MGSDKKRVKEVKTETIKIEKKENIAVPALVEEILGRTGFRGEITQVKCRIMEGREKGKQLRRNVKGPIQLNDILMLRETEIEARPIKSKVTKGAFS; encoded by the coding sequence ATGGGAAGTGATAAAAAAAGAGTTAAAGAAGTAAAAACAGAAACAATAAAAATAGAAAAAAAAGAAAATATTGCTGTTCCTGCTTTAGTAGAAGAAATACTTGGAAGAACAGGTTTTCGAGGAGAAATAACTCAAGTTAAATGCAGAATAATGGAAGGAAGAGAAAAGGGAAAACAATTAAGAAGAAATGTGAAAGGACCTATACAATTAAATGATATTCTTATGTTAAGAGAAACTGAAATTGAAGCAAGACCAATAAAAAGTAAAGTAACAAAAGGAGCATTTAGTTAA